A genomic stretch from Nocardia wallacei includes:
- a CDS encoding SDR family oxidoreductase: MSTVLVAGGSGALGRHIVERLRVRGHDVRVLSRREEVGTHVGDLATGEGVRAAAEGAELIVHAASDFRRFGRPDAAQTRNLLAVAGGVRQLLYVSIVGIDRIPFRYYRNKLACEELIANSGVPHTILRATQFHDLIAAALGAVERLPLAPLPLDFRFQPVATGDVAVRVADLIEGEPLRRAPDFGGPEVLTLAELAAQWRAERGRPRRTLRVPLWGRVARGFREGVNTCPDHADGTQTWARYVAGDPGGAYRLRG; encoded by the coding sequence ATGAGTACGGTTCTGGTTGCTGGGGGTAGTGGGGCGCTCGGTCGGCACATTGTGGAGCGGTTGCGGGTGCGGGGGCACGACGTCAGAGTCTTGTCGCGGCGGGAGGAGGTGGGCACGCATGTCGGTGATCTGGCGACGGGGGAAGGCGTGCGGGCGGCGGCGGAGGGGGCCGAGCTGATCGTGCATGCCGCTTCCGACTTTCGGCGGTTCGGCAGACCGGATGCGGCGCAGACCCGGAATCTGCTCGCGGTGGCGGGCGGGGTGCGGCAGCTGTTGTACGTATCGATCGTCGGGATCGATCGGATTCCGTTCCGGTACTACCGCAACAAGCTCGCCTGCGAGGAGCTGATCGCGAACAGTGGTGTGCCGCATACCATCCTGCGGGCCACGCAGTTTCACGACCTGATCGCCGCCGCGCTCGGGGCAGTCGAGCGACTGCCGCTGGCCCCGCTGCCGCTGGACTTCCGTTTCCAGCCGGTGGCCACCGGGGACGTGGCCGTGCGGGTGGCCGATCTGATCGAGGGCGAGCCGCTGCGCCGGGCACCGGATTTCGGCGGGCCCGAGGTGCTGACCCTGGCCGAACTGGCCGCACAGTGGCGCGCCGAACGCGGCCGGCCCCGCCGGACGCTGCGTGTCCCGCTGTGGGGCAGGGTCGCTCGCGGTTTCCGGGAAGGCGTCAATACCTGCCCGGACCACGCCGACGGCACCCAGACCTGGGCCCGCTACGTCGCCGGAGACCCGGGCGGAGCGTATCGCCTCCGAGGGTAG
- a CDS encoding FAD-binding oxidoreductase, translated as MSTPLADPPEEYLPRDTADVVRTVRDSRPQPLTVRGGERGEHGGDYEDDLAPPDRRVVLSLRRMNRVQAVDADARLVRVQAGARLSDVDRTLAAHGLGLPIVGDHREITAGGFAAVGGLSAASHRYGMFSDNVVALEYVDPEGRFGTCGRTHHADRFRRILGGAGRTGIITALTLEAVEVDKDHTWLASDPHRFLDFDTFVEHSVAEIRNPGDAMLQVGRWVDTSPLRVSRPVGTGHVQLGTVRFGQWSSLHPTTATPSLRARRELGARARKSLGAIASAARGPAGMPVRNAAAGALMFAPKVLTLRDAEFLADTVITSAERGPAHRVAVFAPLSTYTAVFHRLHDLFTDYRERSGCFTVISAMTYGVRSPYLHELSGEDHGFITFTCRVRPTGTYTGKSGTPELLREIDAAIEDICRSERARRYDTE; from the coding sequence ATGAGCACCCCTTTGGCCGATCCGCCGGAAGAATATCTACCCCGCGACACCGCCGACGTCGTCCGCACAGTGCGTGACTCCCGGCCCCAGCCGCTGACCGTCCGCGGCGGCGAGCGCGGCGAACACGGCGGCGACTACGAGGACGACCTCGCCCCGCCGGACCGCCGCGTCGTGCTGTCGCTGCGGCGGATGAACCGCGTGCAGGCCGTCGACGCCGACGCGCGGCTGGTGCGAGTGCAGGCCGGCGCGCGCCTGTCCGATGTCGACCGCACCCTCGCCGCGCACGGCCTCGGGCTGCCCATCGTCGGCGACCATCGCGAGATCACCGCGGGCGGATTCGCCGCCGTCGGCGGTCTCAGTGCCGCCTCGCACCGCTACGGCATGTTCAGCGACAACGTCGTCGCGCTCGAATACGTCGATCCCGAGGGCAGATTCGGCACGTGCGGGCGCACCCACCACGCCGACCGCTTCCGCCGCATCCTCGGCGGCGCGGGGCGCACGGGCATCATCACCGCCCTCACCCTCGAGGCCGTCGAGGTCGACAAGGACCACACCTGGCTGGCCTCCGACCCGCACCGCTTCCTCGACTTCGACACCTTCGTCGAACATTCCGTCGCCGAGATCCGCAACCCCGGCGACGCCATGCTCCAGGTCGGCCGCTGGGTGGACACCTCCCCGCTGCGGGTCTCGCGGCCGGTCGGCACCGGGCACGTGCAGCTGGGCACCGTGCGGTTCGGGCAGTGGTCGAGCCTGCACCCCACCACCGCCACGCCGTCGCTGCGCGCCCGCCGCGAACTCGGCGCCCGGGCCCGGAAGTCGCTGGGCGCCATCGCCTCCGCCGCCCGCGGCCCCGCCGGTATGCCGGTGCGCAACGCCGCCGCCGGCGCGCTGATGTTCGCGCCGAAGGTACTCACCCTGCGCGACGCGGAGTTCCTCGCCGACACGGTGATCACCTCCGCCGAACGCGGCCCGGCCCACCGGGTCGCGGTGTTCGCCCCGCTGTCGACCTACACCGCGGTGTTCCACCGGCTGCACGACCTGTTCACCGACTACCGCGAGCGCAGCGGCTGCTTCACCGTCATCTCCGCCATGACCTACGGTGTGCGGTCGCCGTACCTGCACGAGCTGTCCGGCGAGGACCACGGTTTCATCACCTTCACCTGCCGCGTGCGGCCCACCGGGACCTACACCGGCAAGTCCGGCACCCCCGAACTGCTGCGCGAGATCGACGCCGCCATCGAGGACATCTGCCGCTCGGAACGCGCCCGCCGCTACGACACCGAGTAA
- a CDS encoding cytochrome c oxidase subunit 4: protein MKVEARIFELLTVFFIIVAIVYAFFTAQSRTGVEWAGTTAIVLTAGLTLIVGTYFRFVARRLDLRPEDYEDAEIADGAGDLGFFSPGSFWPILIAAAASVTAIGFAFFQFWLIGIGVVCILIAVGGLVFEYHLGPEKH, encoded by the coding sequence ATGAAGGTCGAAGCACGCATCTTCGAGCTGCTCACGGTGTTCTTCATCATCGTGGCGATCGTCTACGCCTTCTTCACCGCGCAGTCGCGCACCGGCGTCGAATGGGCCGGTACCACCGCGATCGTGCTGACCGCGGGCCTGACCCTGATCGTGGGCACCTACTTCCGCTTCGTGGCCCGCCGGCTGGATCTGCGGCCGGAGGACTACGAGGACGCCGAGATCGCGGACGGCGCCGGCGACCTGGGCTTCTTCTCGCCCGGCAGCTTCTGGCCCATCCTGATCGCCGCGGCCGCCTCGGTGACCGCGATCGGGTTCGCGTTCTTCCAGTTCTGGCTGATCGGCATCGGGGTGGTCTGCATCCTGATCGCGGTGGGCGGACTGGTCTTCGAGTACCACCTGGGTCCGGAGAAGCACTAG
- a CDS encoding cytochrome c oxidase subunit II, giving the protein MTVLLVSGCSIDNPVLRFGWPTGVTPQATRMRELWTWSVVAALAMGVLVWGLTFWTVAFHRKKSSSPEFPRQTGYNVPLELTYTAIPFVIIAVLFYFTVVVQNYVHEKVDNPDVVVDVTAFQWNWKFGYQKATLSGGRVYDGVDANRQALNQEIVEEYRERKVDGHAQPGPNNGLPANDISYLHYDKVETIGSTNEIPVLVLPTNRVVEFQLAAADVIHSFWVPEFLFKRDVMPNPEQNHSDNTFQITKIEKEGAFVGRCAEMCGTFHSMMNFEVRAVSPDKFERYLQAREKGATNADALASIGESPVAVTTHPFDSNRTAREAAQAESK; this is encoded by the coding sequence ATGACCGTGCTGCTCGTCTCGGGCTGCTCGATCGACAACCCCGTGCTTCGGTTCGGCTGGCCCACGGGTGTGACCCCGCAGGCGACCCGGATGCGCGAACTGTGGACCTGGTCCGTGGTCGCCGCGCTGGCGATGGGTGTCCTGGTCTGGGGCCTCACCTTCTGGACGGTGGCCTTCCACCGCAAGAAGTCCAGTTCGCCGGAGTTCCCCCGGCAGACCGGCTACAACGTCCCCCTGGAACTGACCTACACGGCGATCCCGTTCGTGATCATCGCGGTGCTGTTCTACTTCACCGTGGTCGTGCAGAACTACGTGCACGAGAAGGTGGACAACCCGGACGTCGTGGTCGACGTGACCGCGTTCCAGTGGAACTGGAAGTTCGGCTACCAGAAGGCCACGCTGTCCGGCGGCCGGGTCTACGACGGTGTCGACGCCAACCGGCAGGCGCTGAACCAGGAGATCGTCGAGGAGTACAGGGAGCGCAAGGTCGACGGCCACGCGCAGCCGGGCCCGAACAACGGCCTGCCCGCCAACGACATCTCCTACCTGCACTACGACAAGGTCGAGACGATCGGCTCGACCAACGAGATCCCGGTGCTGGTGCTGCCCACCAACCGGGTCGTGGAGTTCCAGCTCGCCGCGGCCGACGTCATCCACTCGTTCTGGGTGCCGGAGTTCCTGTTCAAGCGCGACGTGATGCCGAACCCGGAGCAGAACCACTCCGACAACACCTTCCAGATCACCAAGATCGAGAAGGAGGGCGCCTTCGTCGGCCGGTGCGCCGAGATGTGCGGTACCTTCCACTCGATGATGAACTTCGAGGTCCGGGCCGTCTCGCCGGACAAGTTCGAGCGCTACCTGCAGGCGCGGGAGAAGGGCGCGACCAACGCCGACGCGCTGGCGAGCATCGGTGAGTCGCCGGTGGCCGTGACGACGCACCCGTTCGACAGCAACCGCACCGCGCGCGAAGCCGCCCAGGCCGAGAGCAAGTGA
- the asnB gene encoding asparagine synthase (glutamine-hydrolyzing) — MCGLLGFLTADVASSAGSRPIPPRDVVQQVYDALQCGRHRGPDERGTWHDEHIILGFNRLSIIDIEHSHQPLRWGPPDSPERYALAFNGEIYNYLELREQLRSEHDARFTTEGDGEAIVAAYHHWGTDAFARLRGMFAFAIWDTETRRLVLARDPFGIKPLFLATGPNGTAYASEKKSLLELLAPLGLSDELDVRALEHYTVLQYVPEPESLHKDVRRLESGCYATLEPGAAPQITRYFEPKFRVRPFAAGSAERRYREIAEVLEDSVAKHMRADVTVGSFLSGGIDSTAIAALAIRHNPDLLTFTSAFEREGYSEADVAAETAEAIGAKHYIRTVSPEDFAGAIPEIVWYLDDPVADPALVPLYFVAKEARKHVKVVLSGEGSDELFGGYTIYREPLSLKPFEYLPRGVRRLAGKLSERIPDGTRGKSLLHRGSLPLEERYYGNARSFSDAQLRAVLRDFRPEWTHQDVTAPIYQRSRGWDPVARMQHLDLFTWLRGDILVKADKVTMANSLELRVPFLDAEVFRVAEQIPFDQKLTKETTKYALRRALETIVPPHVLHRPKLGFPVPLRHWLRGPELYDWAAAQIADSQTDHLLDKSAIKAMLEAHRTGAADHSRRLWTLLVFMIWHGIFVENRIKPEIQEPTYPVRL, encoded by the coding sequence GTGTGTGGACTGCTCGGATTTCTGACAGCTGACGTGGCGAGCAGCGCTGGTTCCCGCCCTATTCCCCCCCGCGATGTCGTGCAGCAGGTCTACGACGCGTTGCAGTGTGGCCGCCACCGCGGGCCCGACGAGCGCGGTACCTGGCACGACGAACACATCATCCTGGGCTTCAATCGGCTGTCGATCATCGACATCGAGCACTCGCATCAGCCGCTGCGCTGGGGGCCGCCGGACAGCCCGGAGCGCTACGCGCTGGCGTTCAACGGGGAGATCTACAACTACCTGGAACTGCGCGAGCAGCTGCGCTCCGAGCACGACGCGCGGTTCACCACCGAGGGCGACGGCGAGGCGATCGTCGCCGCCTACCACCACTGGGGCACCGACGCGTTCGCGCGGCTGCGCGGCATGTTCGCCTTCGCGATCTGGGACACCGAGACGCGGCGGCTGGTCCTCGCGCGCGATCCGTTCGGCATCAAGCCGCTGTTCCTGGCCACCGGCCCGAACGGCACCGCCTACGCCAGCGAGAAGAAGAGCCTGCTGGAACTGCTTGCGCCGCTGGGCCTTTCGGACGAGCTGGACGTGCGGGCGCTGGAGCACTACACGGTGCTGCAGTACGTGCCGGAGCCGGAGTCGCTGCACAAGGATGTGCGCCGACTGGAGTCCGGGTGCTACGCCACGCTGGAACCGGGTGCGGCGCCGCAGATCACACGGTACTTCGAGCCGAAGTTCCGGGTGCGGCCGTTCGCGGCGGGCAGCGCGGAGCGGCGGTATCGCGAGATCGCCGAGGTGCTGGAGGATTCGGTCGCCAAGCACATGCGCGCCGACGTCACCGTCGGCTCGTTCCTGTCCGGCGGTATCGACTCGACAGCCATCGCGGCGCTGGCGATCCGGCACAATCCCGATCTGCTGACGTTCACCTCCGCATTCGAGCGCGAGGGGTATTCGGAGGCCGACGTGGCCGCCGAGACCGCGGAGGCGATCGGCGCCAAGCATTACATTCGCACCGTGAGCCCGGAGGATTTCGCCGGGGCGATCCCCGAAATCGTCTGGTATCTCGACGATCCCGTGGCCGATCCGGCGCTGGTGCCGCTGTACTTCGTCGCCAAGGAGGCGCGCAAGCACGTCAAGGTGGTGCTGTCCGGCGAGGGCTCCGACGAGCTGTTCGGCGGGTACACGATCTATCGGGAACCGTTGTCGCTCAAGCCTTTCGAGTATCTGCCCCGGGGTGTGCGGCGGTTGGCGGGCAAGTTGTCGGAGCGGATTCCGGACGGCACCCGCGGCAAGAGCCTGCTGCACCGCGGCTCGCTGCCGCTCGAGGAGCGCTACTACGGCAACGCGCGCAGTTTCAGCGACGCCCAGCTGCGGGCGGTGCTGCGCGATTTCCGCCCGGAGTGGACGCATCAGGACGTCACCGCGCCGATCTACCAGCGATCGCGAGGCTGGGATCCGGTCGCGCGCATGCAGCACCTGGACCTGTTCACCTGGCTGCGCGGCGACATCCTGGTCAAGGCCGACAAGGTGACCATGGCCAACTCGCTGGAGCTGCGGGTGCCGTTCCTGGACGCCGAGGTGTTCCGGGTCGCCGAGCAGATCCCGTTCGACCAGAAGCTCACCAAGGAGACCACCAAGTACGCGCTGCGCCGGGCCCTCGAGACGATCGTCCCGCCCCACGTGCTGCACCGGCCCAAGCTGGGTTTCCCGGTCCCTCTGCGGCATTGGCTGCGCGGCCCCGAACTGTACGACTGGGCCGCCGCCCAGATCGCCGATTCGCAGACCGACCACCTGCTCGACAAGTCCGCGATCAAGGCGATGCTGGAGGCACACCGCACCGGCGCCGCCGACCACAGCCGCCGCCTGTGGACCCTCCTGGTCTTCATGATCTGGCACGGCATCTTCGTCGAGAACCGCATCAAGCCGGAGATCCAGGAGCCCACCTACCCGGTGCGGTTGTAG
- a CDS encoding DUF2277 domain-containing protein, with amino-acid sequence MCRNITALRGLEPEATAEEIHAAALQYVRKVGGLSSISASNRAAVEAAVADIAAATTRLLADLPERKVPPKSVPPLRRPEVRARIEARS; translated from the coding sequence ATGTGTAGAAACATCACCGCGCTGCGGGGGCTGGAGCCGGAGGCGACGGCCGAGGAAATTCACGCGGCGGCGCTGCAGTACGTGCGCAAAGTCGGCGGCCTGTCCAGCATCTCCGCGTCGAACCGGGCGGCGGTGGAGGCCGCGGTCGCCGATATCGCCGCGGCCACCACCCGCCTGCTCGCCGACCTGCCCGAGCGCAAGGTGCCGCCGAAGTCCGTCCCACCGCTGCGCCGTCCCGAGGTCCGGGCCCGCATCGAGGCGCGCTCCTGA
- a CDS encoding adenosylcobinamide-GDP ribazoletransferase, giving the protein MNSVRLVVSWLTVVPVRGPETVDRVGAGRAIGLAPVVGVVLGAGVAGVMWVSGTAGMSFGLAGLLGVGTLATATRGMHLDGLADTADGLGSYGPPERAREVMKSGGAGPFGVAALVFAIGGQALAFAALAADGRWLAIALAVAVGRVAVVLACRRGYPSAPGAGFGSLVAGTQSLPTIGLWTLLALGAGVLATPDHRWLGVLAVAASLGIAWIFVRHCVRRFDGLNGDVLGATLELAVTCTAVIASCGR; this is encoded by the coding sequence GTGAATTCGGTTCGGTTGGTGGTCTCCTGGTTGACGGTGGTGCCGGTGCGGGGGCCGGAGACGGTGGACCGAGTGGGGGCGGGAAGGGCTATCGGTCTTGCGCCGGTGGTGGGGGTGGTGCTCGGTGCGGGTGTCGCCGGGGTGATGTGGGTGTCGGGTACGGCGGGAATGAGTTTCGGGTTGGCGGGGCTGTTGGGGGTGGGGACGTTGGCGACGGCGACGCGGGGGATGCATCTGGACGGGCTGGCCGATACGGCGGACGGTCTCGGGAGTTACGGGCCGCCCGAGCGGGCGCGGGAAGTCATGAAGAGTGGCGGGGCGGGGCCGTTCGGCGTGGCCGCGCTGGTGTTCGCGATCGGCGGGCAGGCGCTGGCGTTCGCGGCGCTGGCGGCGGACGGTCGTTGGCTCGCGATCGCGCTGGCGGTCGCGGTGGGGCGGGTCGCGGTCGTCCTGGCTTGCCGCCGGGGATACCCGTCCGCACCGGGGGCCGGATTCGGCAGTTTGGTGGCGGGGACACAGTCGCTGCCGACCATCGGCCTCTGGACGCTGCTCGCGCTCGGTGCGGGCGTTCTCGCCACACCCGACCATCGCTGGCTCGGAGTACTCGCCGTAGCCGCGAGTCTCGGTATCGCCTGGATATTCGTCCGACACTGCGTACGCCGCTTCGACGGCCTGAACGGCGACGTCCTCGGCGCCACCCTCGAACTCGCCGTCACCTGCACCGCCGTCATCGCTTCGTGCGGGCGGTGA
- the cobT gene encoding nicotinate-nucleotide--dimethylbenzimidazole phosphoribosyltransferase, which produces MSEFPAVAPEFGPVVAPDAQVRGQAEARQSELTKPGGALGRLETLGNWVAACQGVCPPRQFQRARVVVFAGDHGVARHGVSAYPSEVTAQMVANFLAGGAAVNVLARLADATVRVVDIAVDGDTDPSVSKYKVRRSSGRIDREDALTEAEVNAALAAGKAIADEEIDGGADLLIAGDMGIGNTTPATVLIATLTDTEPVLAVGRGTGIDDAAWMRKAAAVRDAMWRARSHRHDPVVLLRVAGGADLAAAAGYLAQAAARRTPVVLDGVVITAAALLADMLAPGARAWWVAGHRSTEPSHARALDRLGLDPLVDLDMRLGEGSGALTALPVLRAAVATLADMATFADAGVSTADETTRVPSEPTP; this is translated from the coding sequence ATCAGCGAGTTCCCCGCTGTCGCACCGGAATTCGGGCCCGTGGTGGCGCCCGACGCGCAGGTACGGGGGCAGGCCGAGGCGCGGCAGTCGGAGTTGACCAAGCCGGGCGGGGCGCTGGGGCGGTTGGAGACGTTGGGGAACTGGGTTGCGGCCTGCCAGGGGGTGTGCCCGCCGCGGCAGTTCCAGCGGGCTCGGGTGGTGGTGTTCGCGGGGGACCACGGTGTTGCGCGGCACGGGGTTTCGGCGTATCCGAGCGAGGTGACCGCGCAGATGGTCGCCAACTTCCTCGCCGGGGGAGCGGCGGTGAACGTGCTGGCGCGGCTGGCGGACGCGACCGTGCGGGTGGTGGACATCGCCGTCGACGGCGACACCGATCCGTCGGTGTCGAAATACAAGGTGCGGCGCTCCTCCGGGCGCATCGACCGCGAGGACGCGCTCACCGAGGCCGAGGTGAACGCCGCGCTGGCGGCCGGGAAGGCGATCGCCGACGAGGAGATCGACGGGGGCGCCGACCTGTTGATCGCCGGTGACATGGGAATCGGGAACACCACTCCCGCAACGGTTCTCATCGCCACACTCACCGACACCGAGCCGGTGCTGGCGGTGGGTCGCGGCACGGGCATAGACGACGCCGCGTGGATGCGCAAGGCCGCCGCGGTGCGCGACGCCATGTGGCGGGCCCGCTCGCACCGCCACGACCCGGTCGTGCTGCTGCGCGTCGCGGGCGGCGCCGATTTGGCCGCTGCCGCAGGCTATCTCGCGCAGGCCGCCGCCCGCCGCACTCCCGTCGTCCTGGACGGCGTGGTGATCACCGCCGCCGCCCTGCTCGCCGACATGCTGGCCCCCGGCGCCCGGGCCTGGTGGGTCGCCGGGCACCGCTCCACCGAACCCTCGCACGCCCGAGCCCTCGACCGCCTCGGCCTGGACCCGCTCGTCGACCTGGATATGCGCCTCGGCGAAGGCTCCGGCGCCCTCACCGCCCTCCCCGTCCTCCGCGCCGCCGTCGCCACCCTCGCGGACATGGCCACCTTCGCCGACGCGGGCGTGAGCACCGCCGACGAAACCACCCGCGTCCCCTCCGAACCCACCCCCTGA
- a CDS encoding helix-turn-helix domain-containing protein, whose protein sequence is MLSKVAAVLSANVAMFEFGVVCEVFGLDRRDDGLPSFDFRVCGAEPGRPLQSSTPGVTLTPEHGLDAVGDADLVAIPAFPVAPDHEFDPRVVRAVRAAADGGATVLTVCSGAFLAGAAGLLDGRKCTTHWRYVGQLAERYPSATVDPDVLFVDEGNLITSAGTAAGIDACLHLVRRELGSAVANKIARRMVVPPQRDGGQRQFIEQPVPECTTDSLRDTLLWLTEHLDLAHTIEDLAARSAMSPRTFARRFVAETGTTPVKWLTNQRVLLAKHLLEETTLDLETIASRSGFGSAALLRHHFQRLVGIAPTDYRRRFGG, encoded by the coding sequence ATGCTGTCCAAGGTCGCCGCGGTGCTCAGCGCGAACGTCGCCATGTTCGAATTCGGCGTCGTCTGTGAGGTTTTCGGGCTGGATCGCCGCGACGACGGGCTGCCGTCGTTCGACTTCCGGGTCTGCGGTGCCGAGCCGGGGCGGCCGCTGCAGTCCAGTACGCCCGGGGTGACGCTCACTCCGGAACACGGCCTGGACGCGGTGGGTGATGCGGACCTGGTCGCGATTCCGGCGTTTCCCGTCGCACCGGACCACGAGTTCGATCCGCGCGTGGTGCGGGCGGTGCGTGCCGCCGCGGACGGCGGGGCGACCGTGCTGACCGTGTGCTCGGGCGCCTTCCTCGCCGGCGCGGCCGGGTTGCTGGACGGGCGCAAATGCACCACGCACTGGCGCTATGTGGGCCAGCTCGCCGAACGGTATCCCTCGGCCACCGTCGATCCGGATGTGCTGTTCGTCGACGAGGGCAATCTGATCACCAGCGCCGGTACCGCGGCGGGCATCGACGCCTGCCTGCATCTGGTGCGGCGCGAACTGGGCAGCGCGGTCGCCAACAAGATCGCCCGCCGCATGGTGGTACCGCCGCAGCGCGACGGCGGCCAGCGCCAGTTCATCGAGCAGCCCGTGCCGGAATGCACCACCGACAGTCTGCGCGACACACTCCTCTGGCTGACCGAGCACCTCGACCTCGCACACACCATCGAGGATCTGGCCGCCCGCTCGGCCATGTCGCCGCGCACCTTCGCCCGCCGCTTCGTCGCCGAAACCGGCACCACGCCGGTCAAGTGGCTCACCAACCAGCGCGTCCTGCTGGCGAAACACCTCCTCGAGGAAACCACCCTCGACCTCGAAACCATCGCCTCCCGTTCGGGTTTCGGCTCCGCGGCCCTCCTCCGCCACCACTTCCAACGCCTCGTCGGCATCGCCCCGACCGACTACCGTCGCCGGTTCGGCGGCTGA
- a CDS encoding DUF3043 domain-containing protein, whose amino-acid sequence MKFLRRGDASKTDDLADETSAAQAGASGGDSATPSERPAATATTGKGRPTPKRRDAENRRRGPVAPAPMTSKEARARRKAARGSRADRKVASAERRAAAADRRARMLAGEDKFLLPRDRGPVRAYVRDLVDARRNLVGLFMPLALVLILTMFLTPAVQAYVTLAMLVMMVFMVGEGFLIGRTINKRVQERFPDDTTSSWSLGWYAFVRASQIRRMRAPKPRVNPGDSV is encoded by the coding sequence GTGAAGTTCCTCCGCCGCGGCGATGCCAGCAAGACCGACGACCTCGCCGACGAGACCTCGGCCGCCCAGGCCGGCGCGTCCGGCGGCGACTCGGCCACCCCCTCCGAGCGGCCGGCCGCCACGGCCACCACCGGCAAGGGGCGGCCCACTCCCAAGCGCCGGGATGCCGAGAACAGGCGGCGCGGGCCGGTCGCGCCCGCGCCCATGACCTCGAAGGAAGCCCGTGCCCGCCGCAAGGCCGCGCGCGGCAGCCGGGCCGATCGCAAGGTGGCCTCGGCCGAGCGCCGCGCCGCCGCTGCCGACCGGCGCGCCCGCATGCTCGCCGGGGAGGACAAGTTCCTGTTACCGCGCGATCGCGGACCGGTACGCGCCTATGTGCGGGACCTGGTCGACGCGCGGCGCAATCTGGTCGGGCTGTTCATGCCGCTGGCGCTGGTGTTGATTCTCACCATGTTCCTGACGCCTGCGGTGCAGGCCTACGTCACGCTGGCCATGCTGGTGATGATGGTGTTCATGGTCGGCGAGGGTTTCCTGATCGGCCGGACCATCAACAAGCGGGTACAGGAGCGTTTCCCCGACGACACCACCTCGTCGTGGTCGCTGGGCTGGTACGCGTTCGTGCGGGCCTCGCAGATCCGCCGCATGCGCGCGCCCAAGCCACGGGTGAACCCGGGCGATTCGGTCTAG
- a CDS encoding iron-sulfur cluster assembly accessory protein, whose protein sequence is MTVQNETTTHGVTLTDAAASKAKALLDQEGRDDLALRIAVQPGGCAGLRYQLFFDDRALDGDLTAEFGGVKLTVDRMSAPYVQGAAIDFVDTIEKQGFTIDNPNATGSCACGDSFN, encoded by the coding sequence ATGACTGTGCAGAACGAGACCACCACTCACGGTGTGACGCTGACCGACGCGGCCGCCTCCAAGGCCAAGGCGCTGCTCGATCAGGAGGGCCGTGACGATCTGGCGCTGCGGATCGCCGTGCAGCCCGGTGGCTGTGCGGGCCTGCGCTACCAACTGTTCTTCGACGACCGCGCGCTCGACGGTGACCTCACCGCCGAGTTCGGCGGCGTCAAGCTGACCGTCGACCGGATGAGCGCCCCGTACGTCCAGGGCGCCGCGATCGATTTCGTCGACACCATCGAGAAGCAGGGTTTCACCATCGACAACCCGAACGCCACCGGCTCCTGCGCCTGCGGCGACAGCTTCAACTGA
- a CDS encoding carbohydrate kinase family protein, translated as MTIAVSASIATDNLMHFPGRFSEALLADQLQHVSLSFLVDDLAIRRGGVGGNISYAMGLLGRSPLLLGAVGADFAEYREWLERHGVDCSAVLTSSTAHTARFICTTDTEMAQIATFYPGAMSEARDISIAKVSQTRELELVLIGANDPEAMLRHTRECRELGIPFAADPSQQLALLDGEQARQLIEGAAYLFTNEYELGLLRQKTGLTLDEIGARVGIRVTTLGAKGVQIVDRDGTEVNVEVVPERSKVDPTGIGDAFRAGFLTGHTAGLGLERAAQLGSLIAVLVLETDGPQEWTLDRTEALERLRGAYGPAAADDIAPLLH; from the coding sequence GTGACCATCGCCGTGTCCGCATCCATTGCGACGGACAATCTCATGCACTTCCCCGGACGTTTCTCCGAGGCATTGCTTGCGGATCAGCTCCAGCACGTCTCGCTGAGCTTCCTCGTCGACGATCTGGCCATCCGCCGCGGCGGTGTCGGCGGCAACATCAGCTACGCCATGGGCCTGCTCGGCCGGTCGCCGCTGTTGCTGGGCGCGGTCGGCGCCGACTTCGCCGAGTATCGCGAATGGCTCGAGCGCCACGGCGTCGACTGTTCGGCGGTGCTGACCTCCAGCACGGCGCACACCGCCCGCTTCATCTGCACCACCGATACCGAGATGGCCCAGATCGCGACCTTCTACCCGGGCGCGATGAGCGAGGCCCGTGACATCTCGATCGCCAAGGTGTCGCAGACCCGCGAGCTGGAGCTGGTGCTGATCGGCGCCAACGATCCCGAGGCCATGCTGCGCCACACCCGCGAATGCCGGGAGCTGGGCATCCCGTTCGCCGCCGACCCGTCCCAGCAGCTCGCCCTGCTCGACGGCGAGCAGGCGCGGCAGCTGATCGAGGGCGCGGCGTACCTGTTCACCAACGAGTACGAACTGGGCCTGCTGCGGCAGAAGACGGGCCTGACCCTGGACGAGATCGGCGCGCGGGTCGGCATCCGGGTCACCACGCTGGGCGCGAAGGGCGTGCAGATCGTCGACCGCGACGGCACCGAGGTGAACGTCGAGGTGGTGCCCGAGCGGTCGAAGGTGGACCCGACCGGGATCGGCGACGCGTTCCGCGCCGGATTCCTCACCGGCCACACCGCCGGGCTCGGCCTGGAGCGCGCTGCGCAACTGGGTTCGCTGATCGCGGTGCTGGTGCTGGAGACCGACGGCCCGCAGGAGTGGACGCTCGACCGCACCGAGGCGCTGGAACGGCTGCGCGGCGCCTACGGTCCGGCGGCCGCCGACGACATCGCGCCGCTGCTGCACTGA